In the genome of Myxococcus stipitatus, one region contains:
- a CDS encoding PLP-dependent aminotransferase family protein, translated as MPKRSAGVSLPFLSLDPEAGEGPLHRRLYERLREAILTGTLAPRSRLPSTRGLCSELGVSRGTVELAFSQLDAEGFLERRVGAGSVVALPEHARRPRTAPVRSGGASSRAGLSRRGRHLAREVLPPEPSDVRPFTPCLPALELFPVKAWARVMARQARLLEPSRMTAGAPGGLRVLREAIAAHLGPSRGVRCDWRRVLVFSSTQQALDLTARLLLDEGEGVWLEEPGYLGARVAFASAGARLHPVPVDEDGLRVDVGRARAPGARLAYVTPSHQYPLGVTMSLTRRLALLEHARASGMWLFEDDYDSEFRYATRPLAAMQGMDLAGRVLYAGTFNKVMFPALRLAFLVVPESLVDVFTSARAATDGHAPPLPQAALADFMEAGHYAAHLRQMRGVYAERRDALLDALRREGVEALRPGPSEAGMHLTALLAPGVSEASLIARADERRLGARRLSPLYLGRTAEQGLLLGFSGASPAGLRAAVKTLRGLLPSPRRPTSRLSASRPRA; from the coding sequence ATGCCGAAGCGCTCCGCGGGGGTGTCCCTGCCTTTCCTGTCGTTGGACCCCGAGGCGGGAGAGGGGCCGCTCCACCGGCGGCTGTACGAGCGGCTCCGCGAGGCCATCCTCACGGGGACGCTCGCGCCTCGCAGCCGCCTGCCGTCCACGCGTGGGCTCTGCTCGGAGCTGGGCGTGTCCCGAGGCACGGTGGAGCTCGCCTTCTCGCAGCTGGACGCGGAGGGCTTCCTGGAGCGGCGGGTGGGCGCGGGCAGCGTGGTGGCCTTGCCAGAGCATGCCCGGCGACCTCGCACGGCGCCGGTCCGGAGTGGAGGGGCTTCATCGCGAGCGGGCTTGTCCCGGCGGGGACGGCACCTGGCGCGCGAGGTGCTGCCGCCCGAGCCCAGCGACGTGCGGCCCTTCACGCCCTGCCTCCCCGCGCTGGAGCTCTTCCCCGTGAAGGCGTGGGCGCGTGTGATGGCCAGACAGGCGCGCCTGTTGGAGCCCTCGCGGATGACCGCGGGAGCGCCTGGGGGCCTGCGGGTCCTTCGCGAGGCCATCGCCGCGCACCTGGGCCCCTCGCGTGGGGTGCGCTGCGACTGGCGGCGCGTCCTGGTGTTCTCCAGCACGCAGCAGGCGCTGGACCTCACCGCGCGGCTGCTCCTGGATGAAGGGGAAGGGGTGTGGCTGGAGGAGCCCGGGTATCTGGGCGCCCGCGTGGCCTTCGCGTCAGCGGGAGCGCGGCTGCATCCGGTGCCCGTGGACGAGGACGGGCTGCGCGTGGACGTGGGGCGTGCGCGGGCGCCGGGCGCTCGGCTCGCCTATGTCACGCCCTCGCATCAGTACCCGCTGGGCGTGACGATGAGCCTGACGCGGAGGTTGGCCTTGCTGGAGCATGCGAGGGCCTCCGGCATGTGGCTGTTCGAGGACGACTACGACAGCGAGTTCCGCTACGCGACGCGGCCCCTCGCGGCGATGCAGGGCATGGACCTGGCGGGACGGGTGCTCTACGCGGGGACCTTCAACAAGGTGATGTTCCCCGCGCTGCGGCTGGCCTTCCTCGTCGTCCCCGAGTCGCTGGTGGACGTCTTCACCTCGGCGAGGGCCGCCACGGACGGCCATGCCCCACCGCTGCCCCAGGCCGCGCTGGCGGACTTCATGGAGGCGGGGCACTACGCGGCGCACCTGCGGCAGATGCGAGGGGTGTACGCGGAGCGGCGTGACGCGCTGCTGGATGCGCTCCGGCGCGAGGGCGTCGAGGCGCTCCGGCCAGGCCCCTCGGAGGCGGGCATGCACCTCACCGCGCTGCTGGCCCCGGGCGTCTCCGAGGCGTCCCTCATCGCCCGCGCGGACGAGCGCCGCCTGGGGGCTCGGCGACTGTCTCCGCTCTACCTGGGGCGCACGGCGGAGCAGGGCCTGCTCCTGGGCTTCTCGGGCGCGAGCCCCGCGGGACTGCGCGCGGCCGTGAAGACGCTGCGCGGACTGCTCCCGTCCCCGCGGCGGCCCACGTCGAGGCTCAGCGCTTCTCGTCCTCGAGCATGA
- a CDS encoding glutathione S-transferase family protein, translated as MTQLTLVVGSKNYSSWSLRPYMALAQTGQPFQEEVIHLDRPDTAERIARVSPTGRVPLLKHGDLLIWDSLAICEYLAETFPEARLWPESREARAVARAVTAEMHSGFEALREHMGMNLRARKPGQGRTPGAMEAVRRVQQLWNDCRARFGKGGPYLFGQFTIADAFYTPVATRFVTYDVSLDPVCDAYRDALLSHPGFLKWAEAARHEPPVPKYE; from the coding sequence ATGACCCAACTCACCCTCGTCGTTGGCTCGAAGAACTACTCCTCGTGGTCGCTCCGGCCGTACATGGCGCTCGCCCAGACGGGGCAGCCCTTCCAGGAGGAGGTCATCCATCTGGACCGGCCGGACACCGCGGAGCGCATCGCCCGCGTCTCGCCCACCGGGCGCGTGCCGCTGCTCAAGCACGGGGACCTCCTCATCTGGGACTCGCTGGCCATCTGTGAGTACCTGGCGGAGACCTTCCCGGAGGCCCGCTTGTGGCCCGAGTCGCGCGAGGCTCGCGCGGTGGCGCGCGCCGTGACGGCGGAGATGCACTCGGGCTTCGAGGCGCTGCGCGAGCACATGGGGATGAACCTGCGCGCGCGCAAGCCGGGGCAGGGCCGGACCCCCGGCGCCATGGAGGCCGTCCGCCGCGTCCAGCAGCTCTGGAACGACTGTCGCGCCCGCTTCGGCAAGGGCGGCCCGTACCTCTTCGGCCAGTTCACCATCGCGGACGCCTTCTACACGCCCGTGGCCACGCGCTTCGTCACCTATGACGTGTCGCTGGACCCCGTGTGCGACGCGTACCGGGACGCGCTGCTCTCCCACCCCGGCTTCCTCAAGTGGGCCGAGGCCGCCCGGCACGAGCCCCCCGTCCCGAAGTACGAGTAG
- a CDS encoding glycosyltransferase family 2 protein, giving the protein MKLGGYVLHRDNRDTLEPCLRSLLSLCDEVVALDTGATDGSAELARSLGARSVPHAWRGYGAARVAAVEALSPCDYVFFLDSDESLEPEAIEALRTWKQSAPTAAVYRLPRRDWAEVEGRRFLFRTQWRARLVRREKAVWHARHIVHEALPKMRGGRVQAPIDHRFATSVARRSAKEDRYALLWALRAFSESRRLKPVAVQRVASWVRDCVLSGALFRGGSNASRLAWAVAGYHSAKYAYLRELRQGRYPELARTYAEGRYDELFTRVREGRLD; this is encoded by the coding sequence ATGAAGTTGGGAGGCTACGTCCTTCATCGCGACAATCGCGACACGCTGGAGCCGTGCCTGCGCTCCCTGCTGTCGCTGTGCGACGAGGTGGTGGCGCTGGACACGGGCGCCACGGATGGCTCCGCGGAGCTGGCGCGCTCGCTGGGCGCGCGCTCGGTGCCACATGCGTGGCGCGGCTATGGCGCGGCGCGCGTGGCCGCGGTGGAGGCGCTGTCGCCGTGTGACTACGTCTTCTTCCTCGACTCGGACGAGTCGCTGGAGCCCGAGGCCATCGAGGCCCTGCGCACGTGGAAGCAGTCCGCGCCCACCGCCGCCGTGTACCGGCTGCCCCGGCGCGACTGGGCGGAGGTGGAGGGACGGCGCTTCCTCTTCCGCACCCAGTGGCGCGCGCGGCTGGTGCGGCGGGAGAAGGCGGTATGGCACGCGCGGCACATCGTGCATGAGGCGCTGCCCAAGATGCGGGGGGGCCGCGTGCAGGCGCCCATCGACCACCGCTTCGCCACGTCGGTGGCGCGCAGGAGCGCGAAGGAGGACCGCTACGCGCTTCTGTGGGCCCTGCGCGCTTTCTCGGAATCGCGCCGGCTGAAGCCCGTGGCCGTCCAGCGCGTGGCCTCGTGGGTGCGCGACTGCGTGCTGAGCGGCGCGCTGTTCCGCGGAGGCTCGAACGCGTCGCGGCTGGCGTGGGCCGTGGCCGGCTACCACTCCGCGAAGTACGCGTACCTCCGCGAGCTGCGCCAGGGCCGTTATCCGGAGCTGGCGCGCACCTACGCGGAGGGGCGCTACGACGAGCTCTTCACCCGCGTGCGCGAGGGACGGCTCGACTGA
- a CDS encoding triacylglycerol lipase, whose protein sequence is MAAKHHIYLVPGFFGFINLGELVYFGHALDYLKAELARRGMGESEVVIVLSHPTASIRTRAADLLKAVQETAGGDDGPIHLVGHSTGGLDARLFVSPGAQLAEGLELEPFARRVRSVVTVSTPHAGTPLASFFLGLFGQRLLKLLSLFTVYVLRFGRLPLRVVFRFGHLMSRVDDQLGWKQTLLDQLYDQLLGDFSSERRDAVAKFLSDVGNDTSLIPQLTPEGIDLFNASTVDRPGVRYGSVVTQARPPSLRTRLSAGLDPYAQLTHTIYAFVYGQTQRMPLTALPPHTPAQSAALIQAYGAMPGPTACDGIVPTRSQVYGRVLAAVRADHLDAIGHFDQPAHQPPHVDWLISGSGFRRPQFEAMWKSITDFMLEDEKR, encoded by the coding sequence ATGGCCGCGAAGCACCACATCTATCTCGTCCCTGGTTTTTTCGGGTTCATCAACCTGGGCGAGCTTGTCTACTTTGGACACGCGCTCGACTACCTGAAGGCGGAGCTGGCCCGACGGGGGATGGGAGAGTCGGAGGTCGTCATCGTCCTGTCTCATCCGACGGCATCCATCCGGACTCGGGCGGCGGACCTGCTCAAGGCGGTCCAGGAGACGGCGGGTGGAGATGACGGCCCCATCCATCTGGTGGGGCACTCGACGGGTGGACTGGACGCCCGGCTGTTCGTCAGCCCAGGGGCGCAGCTCGCGGAGGGACTGGAGCTGGAGCCCTTCGCGCGGCGGGTGCGCTCGGTGGTGACGGTGTCCACGCCGCACGCGGGCACGCCGCTGGCGTCGTTCTTCCTGGGCCTGTTCGGGCAGCGGCTCTTGAAGCTGCTCTCGCTGTTCACCGTGTATGTGCTGCGCTTCGGACGGCTCCCGCTGCGCGTGGTGTTCCGCTTCGGGCACCTGATGTCTCGCGTGGATGACCAGCTCGGCTGGAAGCAGACCCTGCTGGACCAGCTCTATGACCAGCTGCTGGGCGACTTCTCCTCCGAGCGGCGCGACGCGGTGGCGAAGTTCCTGAGCGACGTGGGCAACGACACGTCGCTCATTCCGCAGCTCACGCCGGAGGGCATCGACCTGTTCAACGCGAGCACGGTGGACCGGCCCGGCGTGCGCTACGGCTCGGTGGTGACACAGGCCCGGCCGCCGTCGCTGCGCACGCGCCTGTCGGCGGGACTGGACCCGTACGCGCAGCTGACGCACACCATCTACGCCTTCGTGTACGGGCAGACGCAGCGGATGCCGCTGACGGCGCTCCCGCCGCACACGCCCGCGCAGTCGGCGGCGCTGATTCAGGCGTATGGCGCGATGCCCGGCCCCACCGCGTGTGACGGCATCGTGCCCACGCGCTCGCAGGTCTACGGACGGGTGCTCGCGGCGGTGCGCGCGGACCACCTGGACGCCATCGGCCACTTCGACCAGCCCGCGCACCAGCCTCCGCACGTGGACTGGCTCATCTCCGGCTCCGGCTTCCGTCGGCCCCAGTTCGAGGCCATGTGGAAGAGCATCACGGACTTCATGCTCGAGGACGAGAAGCGCTGA
- a CDS encoding S46 family peptidase — protein MDRALLALGLLMALPAVADEGMWTYDAFPVEAVSKAHGFTPTQAWLDKVRLGSVRLAGGCSASFVSPEGLVMTNHHCIRGCIEDLSSPKEDFLAKGFLARTPAQERRCPKVEANQLVKMTDVTARMNTATKGLTGAAFNTALKREMSAVESECTTSTDVRCDVVTLFNGGKYHLYEYRRFQDVRLVFAPEFSMAAFGGDPDNFNFPRFGYDVAFMRVWKDDAPAKSPDYLPWAKEGAKEGDLVFVSGHPGGTDRKVTVAELESHRDVYLPYMTMMLSESRGMLRSFAASSPERYRVTRAKLRAVENGLKSLRGRHQALADPALFTRKRQEEAELRQRVEANAELKAATAGAWEETAKALDEYRRLMPEYRMKEAGDAFSSELYAIAKHLVRAAEELPKPNATRLREYTDAQVPSLRQQLLRSAPIAKDLDESTLAFGLGRLRETLGADDPFVREVLGTESPEGLARALVRGTKLGDVKTRQALLEGGQAAVDASKDPMVLFARKVDAQARAVRSRYEDSVEAVLRRNGERLAKARLAVYGTSGYPDATFTLRLNAGQVKGWEENGRPVAPLTTFGGAYARHTGKDPFKLPDSWLKARGKVPDSTPLDMATTNDIIGGNSGSPMVDRDGRVVGLIFDGNLHSLGSRYAYVPETHRAVAVHGDGLIAALEHVYGAGHVVRELRAASEAATSPAK, from the coding sequence GTGGACCGTGCATTGCTCGCACTCGGCTTGCTCATGGCCCTCCCCGCTGTCGCGGACGAGGGCATGTGGACCTATGACGCTTTCCCCGTCGAGGCGGTGAGCAAGGCACATGGCTTCACGCCCACGCAGGCGTGGTTGGACAAGGTCCGGCTCGGCTCGGTGCGGCTCGCGGGGGGCTGCTCGGCCAGCTTCGTGTCGCCAGAGGGCCTGGTGATGACGAACCACCACTGCATCCGGGGATGTATCGAGGACCTGTCCTCGCCCAAGGAGGACTTCCTGGCGAAGGGCTTCCTCGCCCGGACTCCCGCGCAGGAGCGCCGCTGCCCCAAGGTGGAGGCCAACCAGCTGGTGAAGATGACGGACGTCACCGCGCGGATGAACACGGCGACGAAGGGGCTCACCGGCGCGGCCTTCAACACCGCGCTCAAGCGCGAGATGTCCGCGGTGGAGTCCGAGTGCACCACCTCCACCGACGTGCGCTGTGACGTGGTGACGCTGTTCAACGGCGGCAAGTATCACCTCTACGAGTACCGCCGCTTCCAGGACGTGCGCCTGGTGTTCGCGCCGGAGTTCTCCATGGCCGCGTTCGGCGGGGACCCGGACAACTTCAACTTCCCGCGCTTCGGCTACGACGTGGCCTTCATGCGCGTGTGGAAGGACGACGCGCCGGCGAAGAGCCCGGACTACCTGCCGTGGGCGAAGGAGGGCGCGAAGGAAGGCGACCTGGTCTTCGTCTCGGGCCACCCGGGCGGGACGGACCGCAAGGTGACCGTCGCGGAGCTGGAGTCCCATCGCGACGTGTACCTGCCGTACATGACGATGATGCTCTCGGAGTCGCGCGGCATGCTGCGGTCCTTCGCGGCGAGCTCTCCGGAGCGCTACCGCGTCACCCGCGCGAAGCTGCGCGCGGTGGAGAACGGGCTGAAGTCGCTGCGCGGCCGTCACCAGGCGCTGGCGGACCCCGCGCTGTTCACGCGCAAGCGGCAGGAGGAGGCGGAGCTGCGTCAGCGCGTGGAGGCCAACGCCGAGCTGAAGGCGGCGACGGCGGGCGCGTGGGAAGAGACGGCGAAGGCGCTGGATGAGTACCGCCGCCTGATGCCCGAGTACCGCATGAAGGAGGCCGGGGATGCGTTCTCCTCGGAGCTCTACGCCATCGCGAAGCACCTGGTGCGCGCCGCGGAGGAGCTGCCCAAGCCCAACGCGACGCGCCTGCGCGAGTACACCGATGCGCAGGTGCCGTCGCTGCGTCAGCAGCTGCTGCGCTCGGCGCCCATCGCCAAGGACCTGGACGAGTCGACGCTGGCGTTCGGCCTGGGCCGGCTGCGCGAGACGCTGGGCGCGGATGACCCGTTCGTGCGCGAGGTGCTGGGCACCGAGTCTCCGGAGGGCCTGGCCCGCGCGCTGGTGCGAGGCACGAAGCTGGGCGACGTGAAGACGCGCCAGGCGCTGCTCGAGGGCGGCCAGGCGGCGGTGGACGCGTCGAAGGACCCGATGGTGCTCTTCGCGCGCAAGGTCGATGCGCAGGCGCGCGCGGTGCGCAGCCGCTACGAGGACTCGGTGGAGGCGGTGCTCCGCCGCAACGGCGAGCGGCTCGCGAAGGCGCGCCTGGCGGTGTACGGCACCTCCGGCTACCCGGACGCGACGTTCACGCTGCGCCTCAACGCGGGACAGGTGAAGGGCTGGGAGGAGAATGGCCGTCCCGTCGCGCCGCTCACCACCTTCGGCGGTGCGTATGCGCGGCACACGGGCAAGGACCCCTTCAAGCTGCCGGACTCGTGGCTGAAGGCGCGCGGCAAGGTGCCGGACTCGACGCCGTTGGACATGGCCACCACCAACGACATCATCGGCGGCAACTCCGGCTCCCCCATGGTGGACCGGGACGGGCGCGTGGTGGGGCTCATCTTCGACGGCAACCTGCACTCGCTGGGCAGCCGCTATGCGTACGTCCCGGAGACCCACCGCGCCGTGGCCGTGCACGGGGATGGCCTCATCGCCGCCCTGGAGCATGTGTACGGTGCTGGACACGTGGTCCGGGAGCTGCGCGCCGCGAGCGAGGCCGCCACCTCACCCGCGAAGTAG
- a CDS encoding serine/threonine-protein kinase yields MSSSTTKDIPLGTVLRDTYEISGVLGRGGMGTVFLARHLRLPGRQVAIKVLRHDASLGKEVYLRFRREAEIASRLGHPNIVEVIDFDALEDGSPFLVMEHLRGVPLSRRLRKGAPLTLAEVYSIARQMGSALQAAHGAGVVHRDLKPGNVFLVPTEVAGMPVEHVKLLDFGISKIIDSKTVQTQDAILLGTPQYMAPEQATGKNKDVDPRTDIFSFGCMVYEMLARRLPFKDEGILPELIYRIVYDPPEPLATLAPDAPAHVVRAIEKALAKRPEERFADVSAFIAALTGTPLRTLTPPPDAPRLAPVQAAPQGPTATVQPRPIASPPSRPPTVPAAPRRPPERGAAHAVAEPVQRATRDESGHAADGQRRLERDAAHAVEAPHGPVSRSPESAPVGLFGKSVRVSPPKVPHVSLAPPVPDDALPVPSPRPLSLSPAAAAKPLPTRPNVSESPVATPPVPDELDSVPEPETIRSPAHGRSALSPRQRWVRVAVVMGVLAALGAGLWMLRASRASSSASPVAPSTGATSRAAPDHRVSHGTGFNA; encoded by the coding sequence ATGAGTTCCTCGACAACGAAAGACATCCCCCTCGGAACGGTGCTGAGGGACACGTACGAGATTTCGGGGGTGCTCGGCCGAGGCGGCATGGGCACGGTGTTCCTGGCGCGCCATCTGCGGCTTCCGGGCCGGCAGGTGGCCATCAAGGTCCTGAGACACGACGCGTCGTTGGGGAAGGAAGTCTATCTGCGCTTCCGGCGGGAGGCGGAGATTGCGTCGCGGTTGGGGCACCCCAACATCGTGGAGGTCATTGACTTCGACGCGCTGGAGGACGGCTCTCCGTTCCTGGTGATGGAGCACCTGCGCGGCGTCCCGCTGTCGCGGCGGCTGCGCAAGGGCGCGCCGCTGACATTGGCGGAGGTGTATTCGATTGCGAGGCAGATGGGCTCCGCGCTCCAGGCGGCGCACGGGGCGGGCGTGGTGCACCGGGACTTGAAGCCCGGCAACGTGTTCCTGGTGCCCACGGAAGTGGCGGGGATGCCGGTGGAGCACGTGAAGCTGCTCGACTTCGGCATCTCGAAAATCATCGACTCGAAGACGGTGCAGACGCAGGACGCCATCCTGCTGGGCACGCCGCAGTACATGGCCCCGGAGCAGGCGACGGGGAAGAACAAGGACGTGGACCCGAGGACGGACATCTTCTCGTTCGGGTGCATGGTCTACGAGATGCTGGCGCGCAGGCTGCCCTTCAAGGACGAGGGCATCCTCCCGGAGCTCATCTACCGCATCGTCTATGATCCACCGGAGCCGCTGGCGACGCTCGCCCCGGACGCGCCCGCGCACGTGGTGCGGGCCATCGAGAAGGCGCTGGCGAAGCGGCCGGAGGAGCGGTTCGCGGATGTCAGCGCGTTCATCGCGGCGCTGACGGGAACGCCGCTGCGGACGCTGACGCCGCCGCCGGACGCGCCCCGGCTGGCCCCCGTCCAGGCCGCGCCGCAGGGCCCCACCGCGACGGTGCAGCCCCGGCCCATCGCGTCTCCACCGTCGCGACCTCCCACCGTGCCCGCTGCTCCCCGCCGTCCTCCCGAGCGAGGCGCGGCACATGCGGTGGCGGAGCCCGTCCAGCGCGCCACGCGCGATGAGTCCGGCCACGCGGCGGATGGGCAGCGACGCCTGGAGCGCGACGCCGCGCACGCGGTGGAAGCACCGCATGGACCTGTCTCGCGCTCGCCCGAGTCCGCCCCGGTGGGGCTCTTCGGGAAGTCGGTGCGGGTCTCTCCGCCGAAGGTCCCGCATGTCTCGCTCGCGCCGCCCGTGCCGGACGACGCGTTGCCAGTCCCGTCGCCGCGTCCGCTCTCACTGAGCCCCGCGGCGGCCGCGAAGCCGCTCCCCACGCGCCCGAACGTGAGTGAGTCCCCCGTCGCGACGCCGCCCGTCCCGGACGAGCTCGACTCGGTTCCCGAGCCGGAGACGATTCGCTCGCCTGCGCACGGACGCTCCGCGCTCAGCCCGCGTCAGCGCTGGGTCCGGGTCGCGGTGGTGATGGGCGTGCTCGCGGCCTTGGGTGCGGGGCTCTGGATGCTTCGCGCCTCCCGCGCCTCCTCGAGCGCGTCACCCGTCGCGCCGTCGACGGGCGCCACATCGAGAGCCGCTCCTGACCACCGCGTGTCTCACGGAACGGGTTTCAACGCCTGA
- a CDS encoding PEGA domain-containing protein, whose translation MRIPAVLPVAMLALVLLARPSWAQEQGGLGLDLSSDTSSQTSSPQEQSVGLDLREGDGNTVSLTPRYILLGLETPERAGAQQATVWLRELARGAVSSGMVAFGGNLREVRERLEAGYDAALRCNQAACMAGPAEALDADLMTAARLSLEDAGWTLRTWTYDRDKNVVHEDAVTGRNPKDAAFQKEAATKLGNRLMGLARPRALLKVTVNVPTAVVKVGERILGVGSVEARVAPGTVQVEVSAEEYATFTKTVALKPGGREEVVVRMEISGPAPEGPEEAVARAMATREGGTPLYKRPALYTALVGLAAVGVGLVMGKGAKDVEKRATDADGDGMMDITRKERLDAQSKANLATALLIGGGVATAGSVTWLLVVPARSEAPASASPASSGASSMALHVVVGGSF comes from the coding sequence ATGCGCATTCCCGCCGTTCTGCCTGTCGCCATGCTGGCGCTCGTGCTGCTGGCCCGTCCCTCGTGGGCCCAGGAGCAGGGGGGCCTGGGGCTGGACCTCAGCTCCGACACGTCCTCGCAAACGTCCTCGCCGCAGGAGCAGTCGGTGGGGCTGGACCTGCGCGAGGGGGACGGGAACACCGTCTCGCTGACGCCTCGCTACATCCTCCTGGGGTTGGAGACGCCGGAGCGGGCGGGCGCGCAGCAGGCGACCGTGTGGCTGCGGGAGCTGGCGCGCGGCGCGGTGTCCTCCGGCATGGTGGCGTTCGGCGGCAACCTCCGCGAGGTGCGGGAGCGGCTGGAGGCGGGCTACGACGCGGCGCTGCGCTGCAATCAGGCGGCCTGCATGGCGGGCCCCGCGGAGGCGCTGGACGCGGACCTGATGACGGCGGCGCGGCTGTCCCTGGAGGACGCGGGCTGGACGCTGCGCACGTGGACGTATGACCGGGACAAGAACGTGGTGCACGAGGACGCCGTCACCGGGCGCAACCCGAAGGACGCGGCCTTCCAGAAGGAAGCGGCGACGAAGCTGGGCAACCGGCTGATGGGGCTGGCCCGTCCGCGCGCGCTGCTGAAGGTGACGGTCAACGTCCCCACGGCGGTGGTGAAGGTGGGCGAGCGCATCCTGGGCGTGGGCAGCGTGGAGGCGCGCGTGGCGCCGGGCACCGTGCAGGTGGAGGTGTCCGCGGAGGAGTACGCGACCTTCACCAAGACGGTGGCGCTCAAGCCCGGTGGCCGTGAAGAGGTCGTGGTGCGCATGGAGATTTCGGGCCCGGCGCCGGAAGGACCCGAGGAGGCGGTGGCTCGCGCGATGGCGACGCGCGAGGGCGGCACGCCCCTCTACAAGCGGCCGGCGCTCTACACCGCGCTGGTGGGCCTGGCGGCGGTGGGCGTGGGCCTGGTGATGGGCAAGGGCGCCAAGGACGTGGAGAAGCGGGCCACGGACGCGGATGGCGACGGGATGATGGACATCACGCGCAAGGAGCGGCTGGACGCGCAGTCGAAGGCCAACCTCGCCACCGCGCTGTTGATTGGCGGCGGTGTGGCGACGGCGGGCAGTGTGACGTGGCTGTTGGTGGTGCCGGCGCGCTCGGAGGCTCCGGCGTCCGCGAGCCCGGCCTCGAGCGGTGCCTCGTCCATGGCGCTCCACGTCGTCGTCGGTGGGAGTTTCTGA
- a CDS encoding host attachment protein, with amino-acid sequence MADAKLWILVGNASRARLFATDAKAEADWSLVEEFHHEESRAKSEFLRDQPDNPNAGTLHGPPGENEPQGRRELEHERFARELSGVLDRGHDRHAFDKLVIAAPPEFLGRLRKALSTRVRQRVLLDVGSDYSTVPARDLPERVPLL; translated from the coding sequence ATGGCGGACGCAAAGCTCTGGATTCTCGTGGGGAACGCAAGCCGGGCGAGGCTCTTCGCGACGGACGCGAAGGCGGAGGCGGACTGGAGTCTGGTGGAGGAGTTCCACCACGAGGAGAGCCGGGCCAAGAGCGAGTTCCTGCGCGACCAGCCAGACAACCCGAACGCCGGCACCCTGCACGGCCCTCCCGGGGAGAACGAGCCCCAGGGCCGCCGCGAGCTGGAGCATGAGCGCTTCGCCCGGGAGCTGTCCGGCGTCCTGGACCGGGGGCATGACCGGCACGCCTTCGACAAGCTCGTCATCGCCGCGCCGCCGGAGTTCCTCGGCCGGCTGCGCAAGGCCCTGAGCACGCGGGTGAGACAGCGGGTGCTGCTGGATGTGGGCTCGGACTACTCCACGGTGCCGGCCCGGGACCTGCCGGAGCGGGTCCCCCTCCTGTAG
- a CDS encoding HAD family phosphatase gives MAEVKAVLLDLGNVLVFHDNVLLFSRLGACAGMHPHEVSQRLMGAGWTAANRGLLDAEGIRQSVCGALNMKLPMAEFAPLWSSHFTPHEAVLPRVESLVGKVKLVLVSNTNALHAAYLRPRMPLLKHFTSLVMSCEVGSVKPEPDIYRIALERAGCEPGEAAFFDDLPEFVEAANALGMRGHLFTTAAAFDAQLGALGL, from the coding sequence ATGGCGGAGGTGAAGGCGGTCCTGCTGGACCTGGGCAATGTCCTCGTCTTCCACGACAACGTGCTGCTGTTCTCCCGGCTGGGCGCGTGCGCGGGGATGCATCCGCATGAGGTGTCCCAGCGGCTGATGGGCGCCGGGTGGACGGCGGCGAACCGGGGTCTGCTGGACGCGGAGGGCATCCGGCAGAGCGTGTGCGGGGCGCTGAACATGAAGCTGCCCATGGCGGAGTTCGCGCCGCTGTGGAGCAGCCACTTCACCCCGCACGAGGCGGTGCTCCCACGAGTCGAGTCCCTGGTGGGCAAGGTGAAGCTGGTGCTGGTGTCCAACACCAACGCGCTCCACGCGGCCTACCTGCGCCCCCGGATGCCGCTGCTCAAGCACTTCACCTCGCTGGTGATGAGCTGCGAGGTGGGGAGCGTCAAGCCGGAGCCGGACATCTACCGCATCGCGCTGGAGCGCGCCGGGTGTGAGCCGGGCGAGGCGGCCTTCTTCGACGACCTGCCGGAGTTCGTGGAGGCGGCCAACGCGCTGGGGATGCGCGGCCATCTCTTCACCACCGCGGCCGCGTTCGACGCGCAGCTGGGAGCACTCGGACTATGA
- a CDS encoding adenylate/guanylate cyclase domain-containing protein, producing MVVEAPELGKLAAILFTGIEAVVRQSWRDEALQQVVREEHALLVRELLPRHGGREVKRLDDGFLLEFEGGPSAVDFGLALQRALEARNGVVAADRRVVMRVGVHLGLVVHRDGDVFGEGVNLAARIEALARPGTLYVSESVARQVEGHLTSPPVRLGRGEMKNIRLPVAVYRIDPPDSSHRKPWLSRMRSLLSRGSAAH from the coding sequence ATGGTGGTGGAGGCACCCGAGCTGGGAAAACTGGCGGCCATCCTGTTCACGGGCATCGAGGCCGTGGTCCGTCAGTCCTGGCGTGATGAAGCGCTCCAACAAGTGGTGCGCGAGGAACACGCGTTACTCGTCCGTGAGCTGCTACCGCGTCACGGCGGCCGTGAAGTGAAGCGGCTCGATGACGGCTTCCTGCTCGAGTTCGAGGGCGGGCCGTCCGCGGTGGACTTCGGGCTGGCGCTTCAGCGCGCGCTCGAGGCGCGCAATGGCGTGGTGGCCGCCGACCGCCGCGTCGTCATGCGCGTGGGCGTGCACCTGGGGTTGGTGGTGCACCGCGACGGCGACGTCTTCGGTGAGGGGGTCAACCTGGCGGCGCGCATCGAAGCGCTCGCGAGGCCCGGCACGCTCTACGTCAGTGAGTCCGTCGCGAGGCAGGTCGAAGGACATCTCACCTCTCCGCCCGTGCGCCTGGGCCGGGGCGAGATGAAGAACATCCGTCTCCCCGTCGCCGTCTACCGCATCGACCCGCCCGACAGCAGCCACCGCAAGCCCTGGCTGTCGCGCATGCGCTCTCTGTTGAGTCGCGGCTCCGCCGCCCACTGA